The sequence CCAAAAAATAGAGTATATTATTCAATTTTATAATTGGTTAGAACAAATTTTCAAAGAAATGGCATCCAAAGCTGAAAAGCAGTAAAAATATAAAAAGCAGGACATCCTGCTTTTTATATTTTTACTGCTTTTACAACGTTAAACTATATTATTTAAATTACTTTACCAATTTATTTTCTGTACCATTAAATAGTCGTTTCAAATTACTACGGTGCTGATAAATGGTCAATAAACTTATGATGAATGTATAAATTATTAATTGCTTAGGACGTTTTAATAAAATCATGATAAACGGAGCTAAAACCATTGCTACAATAGATCCTAAAGAAACATATTTACTTTTTAGAATAATAATTAAACCAATGATTACACTTAAAATCGTCACAATAGGATCAATAAAAGTAAAAACTCCTATAGAAGTCGCAATCCCTTTTCCTCCTTTAAAATGAAAAAGTACTGGAAAATCATGTCCAATTATGACAGCTAATCCACAAGCTAAAGCTAGCTGAAAATTTCCAAAATATTTCGCCAATCCGACAATAATCATTCCTTTGAGCATATCTCCTATGAGAGTAATTACCCCTGCTTTTACTCCTAATACTCTTAAGGCATTAGTTGCTCCTGCATTTCCGCTCCCATGGTTTCGAATATCAATATTTCCCATTATTTTTCCTACAAAATAAGATGTCGAGATATTTCCTAAAAAATAGGCTAAAATAATCCAAATAATAAATTCTTGCATCTTGCTTCCTCCTCCACCTACCACAAATTACTTATTATTTATATGCTTAGTTTATCATATAGCAGTTCCTACGCGCAATAAATATTATTCTTGTTTCATAAGTAAAAAATACAAAAAATAAAAATAACTAGCCTTGCTAGTTATAAAATAATGGTGCCGGAGACCGGAATCGAACCGGTACGATCTTTAGGGATCGCAGGATTTTAAGTCCTGTGCGTCTGCCAGTTCCGCCACCCCGGCAAATATTAAATTTTAATGGAGGCGGCACCCAGATTCGAACTGGGGAATAAAGGTTTTGCAGACCTCTGCCTTACCACTTGGCTATGCCGCCTTGGAGCGGAAGACGGGATTTGAACCCGCGACCCTCGCCTTGGCAAGGCGATGCTCTACCACTGAGCCACTTCCGCATAAATGGTGCCCAGAGGCGGAATCGAACCACCGACACGAGGATTTTCAGTCCTCTGCTCTACCGACTGAGCTATCTGGGCAATATATGGCGACCCGGAAGGGGTTCGAACCCTCGACCTCCAGCGTGACAGGCTGGCATTCTAACCAACTGAACTACCGGGCCATAATGGTGGTCGCAATAGGGCTCGAACCTATGACCCCCTGCTTGTAAGGCAGGTGCTCTCCCAGCTGAGCTATGCGACCCAATAAATGATTATCTTACAACGACATGTATTAGTATATATTATTTTTTTTAAATAGTCAATAGAAAAAATATTTTTTATTACTTTTCATTTTTTGAGGAAATTACACAATTCATATCTCTCAAAATTAGGATTATCTATGTTTTGTATATTTTATCATAAATAAATATCCTATAAAACATTATATCTTACTATATCAAAAATTATTTATGTAATTTCCTCCTTATATTACTTAAAATTTTATTATAAAATATTTATTATTATCCTCTTTTTTTATTACAAGTTGTACAAATTGTACTTCATTTTCTATCAATTATTTTTATTGTTTTGCATCTTCTAATAATTTTTTTAATTCTTGCTTAGAAAAATAATACTTCTTATTACAAAAATGACATTGCAATTCTGCTTGTCCATCCTGATCAATGATATCTGTTAGTTCTTCTTTTCCAAGAGTAATTAGGGCTTTTCCCAATCTTTCTTTACTACAATTACATACATATGCAACTTCTTTTTTTTCTAAAAACTCTACT comes from Garciella nitratireducens DSM 15102 and encodes:
- the plsY gene encoding glycerol-3-phosphate 1-O-acyltransferase PlsY; this encodes MQEFIIWIILAYFLGNISTSYFVGKIMGNIDIRNHGSGNAGATNALRVLGVKAGVITLIGDMLKGMIIVGLAKYFGNFQLALACGLAVIIGHDFPVLFHFKGGKGIATSIGVFTFIDPIVTILSVIIGLIIILKSKYVSLGSIVAMVLAPFIMILLKRPKQLIIYTFIISLLTIYQHRSNLKRLFNGTENKLVK